One window of Dyadobacter sandarakinus genomic DNA carries:
- a CDS encoding DUF1398 domain-containing protein, with translation MELIELTEEQIKAAEEQASGQPYPYLAKILKDIGVDNYEVKVRNHKVTYTSINGEKLVLPGDMPEFECAEAFKLEEVKSAIRRTQEGQTDYATFLREIGEAGIHTYVADLTGMKIIYQGPNSEYEYEELIPEV, from the coding sequence ATGGAACTTATTGAATTAACCGAAGAACAAATCAAAGCCGCAGAGGAACAAGCGAGCGGGCAGCCTTATCCATATCTGGCAAAAATCCTGAAAGATATCGGGGTGGATAATTACGAGGTAAAGGTGCGCAACCACAAGGTAACCTACACGAGCATCAATGGTGAAAAGCTGGTTCTACCGGGAGATATGCCTGAGTTTGAATGCGCTGAAGCATTCAAGCTGGAAGAAGTAAAAAGCGCAATCCGCAGAACCCAGGAAGGACAAACGGACTACGCAACTTTTCTGAGAGAAATCGGAGAAGCGGGCATTCACACCTACGTTGCCGACCTCACCGGGATGAAAATTATTTACCAGGGTCCCAACTCCGAATATGAGTATGAGGAGCTGATTCCGGAAGTGTAA
- a CDS encoding threonine aldolase family protein, with protein sequence MKIDLRSDTITRPTREMQEAMWAAEVGDDVLGDDPTVNALQEKAARLFGMEDALFCPSGTMTNQLAIRIHTLPGSDVICDKSSHIYLYEGGGIMLNAFSSVKLLDGNRGRISAGQVAAAISPQNDVHSTVTRLVSLENTMNKGGGCYYDFEEIRQIRQVCADSGIPLHLDGARLFNALVETGETTMQYGQVFDTISICLSKGLGCPVGSLLVGSAESIRHARRFRKVMGGGWRQAGFLAAAGIYALDYHVNRLKEDHSRARAIGLLMEKSPEVEEVFPVDTNIVIARLAEGISEVAYVRSLAEKDILAIGFGKGLVRFVTHLDFTDDHLEEMSRRLK encoded by the coding sequence ATGAAAATTGACTTAAGAAGCGATACAATCACCAGGCCGACGAGGGAAATGCAGGAGGCAATGTGGGCGGCGGAAGTAGGGGATGACGTGCTGGGTGATGATCCTACCGTCAATGCATTACAGGAAAAGGCTGCCCGGTTGTTCGGAATGGAGGACGCACTTTTTTGTCCGTCCGGTACCATGACCAACCAGCTGGCGATCCGTATCCATACCTTGCCGGGCAGCGATGTGATTTGTGATAAATCATCCCATATCTACCTCTACGAAGGCGGCGGCATCATGCTCAATGCATTCTCATCGGTAAAGTTGCTGGACGGTAACCGGGGGCGCATTTCGGCCGGCCAGGTAGCGGCGGCAATCAGCCCGCAAAATGATGTACATTCTACTGTCACCAGGCTGGTTTCGCTGGAAAACACCATGAATAAGGGTGGCGGGTGTTACTATGATTTTGAAGAAATCAGGCAAATACGGCAAGTTTGTGCCGATAGCGGTATTCCCCTGCACCTGGATGGAGCCCGCCTTTTCAATGCACTTGTGGAAACGGGTGAAACCACCATGCAGTACGGACAGGTATTTGACACCATCAGCATTTGTCTTTCCAAAGGTTTGGGATGTCCCGTGGGCTCATTGCTTGTGGGCTCCGCCGAAAGTATCCGGCATGCGCGCCGGTTCCGGAAAGTAATGGGAGGAGGCTGGCGGCAGGCAGGTTTTCTGGCCGCGGCCGGTATTTATGCATTGGATTACCATGTCAATCGTCTCAAAGAAGACCATAGCCGCGCACGTGCTATTGGTTTGCTGATGGAAAAAAGCCCGGAGGTGGAGGAAGTGTTTCCTGTGGATACCAACATTGTGATCGCCAGGCTGGCTGAGGGTATTTCGGAAGTAGCGTACGTCCGCAGCCTGGCCGAGAAGGATATACTCGCAATTGGTTTTGGTAAAGGGTTGGTCCGCTTCGTGACACACCTTGATTTTACGGATGACCATCTGGAAGAAATGAGCCGGCGGCTGAAATAG
- a CDS encoding alpha/beta hydrolase, with the protein MKKLLLFACLLFAGLPSFAQHSLIKESLKIQSSVMGKEMRYNIYLPADYDKTDRSYPVLYLLHGYSDDETGWTQFGEAQQIADKAIESGDATSMIIVMPDAGVTFYMNSYDGKAKYEDYFVNEFIPHIESAYRIRKKKEFRAVAGLSMGGYGTMLLAMKHPDLFVAAAPMSGAFWSDDDIANMPAERWDGLMATLFGKAAPGKARLSEHWYKNSIFKIIETTPLDKLKSVKYYIDCGDDDFLIKGNMALHGAMLDKAIPHEFRVRNGGHTWTYWRTALPEVMKFATQSFHR; encoded by the coding sequence ATGAAAAAACTGCTGCTTTTCGCCTGCCTGCTCTTTGCAGGACTACCTTCATTTGCCCAGCACAGCCTGATCAAGGAGAGCCTTAAAATTCAGAGCTCCGTAATGGGAAAAGAGATGAGGTACAACATTTACCTGCCCGCAGATTACGACAAAACCGACCGCAGCTACCCGGTATTATACCTCCTGCATGGCTACTCCGATGACGAAACCGGCTGGACACAATTCGGAGAAGCGCAGCAGATTGCCGACAAAGCGATCGAGAGCGGCGACGCTACGTCCATGATCATCGTGATGCCGGATGCTGGTGTTACTTTTTACATGAACAGTTACGATGGAAAGGCAAAGTATGAGGATTACTTTGTTAACGAATTCATTCCGCATATTGAGTCCGCCTACCGGATCAGGAAGAAAAAAGAGTTCAGGGCTGTGGCAGGACTGTCTATGGGCGGCTACGGCACCATGCTGCTCGCCATGAAGCATCCCGACCTGTTTGTGGCCGCGGCTCCGATGAGCGGTGCTTTCTGGTCAGATGATGATATTGCAAACATGCCGGCTGAGCGCTGGGACGGGCTGATGGCCACGTTGTTTGGCAAGGCAGCTCCCGGTAAAGCCCGGCTTTCAGAACACTGGTACAAAAATTCCATTTTCAAGATCATCGAAACCACTCCGCTCGACAAGCTGAAATCCGTAAAATACTACATTGATTGCGGAGACGACGATTTTCTGATCAAAGGAAATATGGCGCTGCACGGAGCCATGCTGGATAAGGCCATACCCCACGAGTTCAGAGTACGCAATGGCGGGCACACCTGGACCTACTGGCGTACCGCTCTCCCGGAAGTCATGAAGTTTGCTACCCAAAGCTTTCACCGCTAA